The genomic window TGAGCATCGGGAAATTCGTTCCCTGCAACATTGCGGGCAACGGCGGCAAGATGACCGATCTGCAGACGCCCTTCAACGGTGCCTATCTCTTTACCACTCATAATGAGAATGGGCTCGCGCTCGGCGTCGACGACATTCCCAACGTGGTCGCGGACTTTCTCTATCAGAAGATCGTTACGGTCCGAAAGGTGAACTGGGCGAGCCTCGCCCGGCAGGAAAACGCGGAAAATGGAGACGGGATGCCCGAAACCATCCCGGGAACCAACAGTGGCGTCCGATCCAAAAGGTGGCTCACCTTCGGTGTGAAGAGAATCGCCGTGCCAGAGGAAGAGATCGCCGAATATCTCGCCTACCAGTTTGCCCGGCAGGCGGCCCTGCAGCTTCGCTATAACAACTGGTCGGAGACGGAGGGCTACCTGCCCAACGCCAAGAACGTCGATCTGATGAGCTACGTCACCGCCCCGGAACAGCTCGAGCGGTGGCTTCTTTCCGACGAGCACCTGATCTTGTCGGCCGCCGTCCTGGAGGCCGATGGGACGCAGGGCCGGTGGCAGCCGATCACGCGCTACTGGACGACCGTTGCCGGGGCCTTCAAGCAGGAGATCGAGGAGAGGGAGGAGGGAGCCAAATGGCTCGACAGCCTCAAGGGGAGGCTCGAGGTCCGCTTCAGCGACCAATACCGCGGTCACGGCGTGAAAGCCTTCTATCAGACCGTATCGGCCTCCGCCCGGGAGCGGGCGCGGGAGATCCGGCAGAAGCTCGAAAGAGAGCTTTTCGGCAACTGGCGCGACGGCATTCGATCCGTCCATGAGATCAGTGGCCTGGTCGGTGCCGTGATCACCTACTTACGCAGCCGTTTCGAGCGCTTCGATGACGATGTGACCAGAGCGAAGGCGCAGGAGGAGGCTCTCGCCAAGAAGCTCAAGGATCAGGAGAAGGAGTGGGTGAAGGTCGGTGTCATTTCCGACATGTTCGGGAAGCGGAAGCGGATCTTCGATGCGTGTGCGCTGACGCTCCAGGACCTCTATGCCACCCGGACGCGCATCGAAGGCTGGCAGTTCGCCAAGAAGTTTACCCCGGTCCTCACGGAGGAGATCACCCAATTGAAAGCCGAGCTCGACCGAAGCTCGGCGATGATCTCCGAGGCGGTCAAGAGCTTCGAGGAGCAGATCGCCGAGCGTTGCGTCGACGAGGGTGGGGAGGTCGATTATCGGCAGCAGATCATCCGATTCTATGACCCGGACCTGGTCCGAACGGTGACGCGTCGGTTGACCAAGGACGCCCGAGAGCAGCTCACGCAGACGCAGCGTGTGCGCTCTGCGCTCGTCGCCATGCTGGGCGACAAGCTCGATTTCCGCACCTTCAACGAGAGAATCAACCGAACGACCTTCCTGGACGTGCTCGAGAACCAGTGCATGGAGAATGCGAAGATCTCCCACAATAACCTCATCGAGAGCAGCAAGGAGAAGCTGATCGGTGTCAGCATCATCGACAAGCTGCGCGACCGATACGGCGATCGGCAGGCGCTCCGGCTCTTTATCGATGGAATCGTCAAGTCCGCCGGCAACTACTTGATCTTCAACCCGGACGAGATCAAGAGATCGGCCCCCGGAATCAATCCGGGCGCGCAAATCTGTGTCTCCACCTTCACGGTGATCCTCCCCAGAGCGCCGGAAGCGGAAGATTTCGTGAAGATGCTGCGGGAGGTCTTTTGGGAGTGCGTGCAGACGACGGCTCGGGAGTTCCTGGACGGCAGCCGGCCCAACGAGATCATCTTGACCAGCGTCACGAATCTCTTTCCGCTTCGCGTCGTCCAGCTGCTCTCCTTTCTCCGGGCTCGCTATCTTGAGCGGGTGAATGGCCCCAATCCGGCGCGGGCCCGGATGGAGATTCATATCGAGGAGGATGGGCAAACCCTTCCGAGCCTCTTTCTCCCGAGCCGTGGGGAGCTCCAGGACCGGATTGCACCCGGTCTTCTTCTCGGTAGCGCCTTGGGGCTGGTGGCCGACCGGGAGAACGAGCGGGGTGTGAAGGAGCTGGCGATGATCGTCAAGGACGAGTTTGGGATCGAAACGCCGATCTTCCTGGAAGGATCGACGATTCCGGAGGCGCTGGCCAACCTCCCCGAACCGAAGGCCCTCGTCTTAGAAGAAACGGTGGGCAAGCATCTCACGGATCCGGAGCTGCGCCGGGAGCCGAGGCGTACCGAGCTGACCCAGAGGCTGGCTGCCATGGTCAACGAGCTCTCGCGTCAGCTCCCTCCATCGGATCCTCGGACCAAGCTCTTCCCGGACTGGGGGCGGCGGGCGATCAAGCTTCTCCGCGGGGAGGGATAACGCCGTGCCATGCGAGCCTGGAGGGCTGCTGCGCCGGGCGGGCAGCCGCAGGAGAAAGCTTGGGAGATATGCCGGGTAGACGAGGCCTTTGTCGGAATTACGGAAACTGTCCGACGCGCGCCGATACGCGCGAGGTCATCGAAGTTCCCGAAGGCAAGGAGTTCGTCTGCCCGGACTGCGGGAGTCCTCTCGTTCCGGAAGAAGAGGCGATGCACCGTCCGAGGAGGAGGAAAAGGCCTGGAGCCGTGCTCTTCCTGCTCCTCCCCCTGTTGGTGGTGGGAGGTACCGTGCTCTGGCTTTTTCTTCGCGGGCATCCGCAACCCGCGCCCACTCCGGCGTCCCAATCCCCTCCCGCGTCCCGGGAGGTCCCTCCCGCCAACGAGCGGACGCTCTTTACGATTTCGGGCTCGCGCATCTTGGGGGAGAAGCTTGTTCCTGGTCTGGTAAAGGCTTTCTTCTCGGACGAGCTGCGCGCAGAGGCGGTTGCCGTGCGGCGGGAGAAAGACGGACGGTCTCTTGCGATCGTGGGCAAGGTGCCCAACGGGGAGGAAGCGATTGCGGTCCGGATCGTCTGCTCGAGCACTTCCGATGGATGGAGAGATCTGGCGGGCGATGGGGCGCAGATCGCGATGGCCTTCCGCAAGATTACTTCGGAGGAGGCGGCGCCCTTCGGCAAGACGGTCAACCTCACGGCTCCGGATTCCGAGCATGTGATCGGGGTCAGCGGTGTCGTGGCCGTCGTCTCGGCCGCCAATCCACTGTCGAAGCTCTCTTTGGCCGAGCTGCGCAGGGTCTTCGGAGGATCGGTCGCAGACGGCCAGGCGGTGGGCTTCCCTCCGGGGAAAATCGTCCTCTACGCCTCTCCGGTCGCCTCGGGGATCTGGCAGCTCTTTGCCCAGCACGTGCTGGAGGGTTCGTCTGGGTCAGCCGACATCGTTCGCCTGGAAAACGGAGCGGAGATCTCCTCCCGAGTCGCTGCCGACGCGCACGCCCTGGGGATCGTCGACCTGCCTCACGTCGGAAGTTGCAAGGCCTTGGCCCTTTATGAGAAGGGAACCCTGCCTCTTGCCCCGACTTTCGCATCCCTCGAGTCGGAGTCCTACCTCCTTTCGACCCGGCTCTACCTCTACACCAAGGGGAGCGGACGGAATCCCGATGTCGATGCCTTCATTCAATTCGTTCTCTCCGATCGAGGCCAGCAGGGGGTGCAGGAGGCGGGGTTCGTTGGGGCGGCGACGAAGTCCCCGAAAGGGGCCGAGTCCTTGATTCAACCGGAGATGGCAATCCCGCGCGATGCTCCCACGGCCTACCGGCACCTCGTCCAAGGGGGCAACCGGGTCGCCTTCGACGTCCGCTTTCGGACGGGGAGCGCCGAGCTGGACAACAAGGCGCTCGTCGACATCCGGCGGCTGGCGAAGCTGATGGGTGAAAGGGAAGAGAAGAGCCAAGCGGTTCTCCTGATCGGCTTTACGGACAACGTGGGGGATCGGGCCTACAACCTGCGCCTTTCGGTTGAGCGGGCGCAGAGCGTCGGGCAGGCGCTTCGCGTCCTGGGCATCCCCGTTGCGGCAACCGCAGGAGAGGGAGACCAGATGCCCGTGGCCTCAAACGACTCTCCGGAAGGTCGGGAGAAGAATCGTCGCGTCGAGCTTTGGATCGTTCGGGGGAAGGCTTCCGAGAAGCCTTGAGCGAGAGCGGCCCGCAGGGCCAGGAGAGGGCTCAGGAAGGGGCTGCAGCGCGCACAATCTGCTTTTGCGGTCTTACTTTGACAAAGCGGCGAAAATGAGAGAAGATCGGTTGGCAGCAAAGGCCCAGGAGATGCATGAGCGATCTTGTTGACCCCGATGCGGATGTGAAGCCGAAAAGCCGCCCGGGGAACCCGGCGGCGAAGGGATACGCCAACGGAGCTCCCGCCTCACCGCCTGCGGAGGGCGCTTCCGGACGCACGCAAAGGGGGAAATGCCCGAATGTCGGAGAGTGTCCGAACGGTGGAATGGTCGTGGAGGTGCCGAAGGGGGCGTCATTTGTCTGTCCGGAATGCCATAGCGAGCTTCTCTCGGAGCGAAGCCGCGGAGCCAGAAGCCGCAAGAAGCTCCTGACGTTGGCTGTGCTGGTGGGAGCACTCTGCCTCTTGGGGGCGGTCTCCTACTTCGCCCTGGTACCGTTCGTGATCAGCCTGAATGGGAAAAAGGCGACCGAGGGTTCCGGAACCATGGTGGGAAGCAATGGGTCTCCTTCTGGCTCGCAGAAGAGCGAACCTCCTCCGCCTGCTCCTCTGGAGAAAAAGCCGACCCTCGCCGAGGCGGAAGCGGCCTTGCGGAAGGAGTTGCCCAAAGGAATCGAGCTCGCCTCTCTCAAGCCGGTCGAGGGGCAGAAAAACCCGGATGGCTCATGGAACCTCACCTACGATGCGACCATCGTGGCCCAAAATGGCCAATATTGGGTTCCCATCGCCGACCTTGATGCGGCCAACCTCACGAAGCGGTTGAACGAAGTCCCCTCTCCCGAGCGTTCCTGGGCGCGTCGGCATTTGAAAGATCTGGTGCTGACGCAGGATCAAGCTCCCGGGCAGGAATATCTCTTCAGCCGGAAGAAGCCGCTTGCTTCTCTGACGCCAGGCACCCCGTTCCCGTTTGCCTGGAAGGCGGTGGCGACGCCTGGGGAGGAGGGGAGCTGGAAATTCGTCCCGACCTCCCCCCTGCCTTTTGCGGCCCCCGCTCCGAGCGAGGGGGGGGCAGACACGCGGGTCGTGCTGCGGAGTAGCCCGGAGCTCGAACAGGCGCAATTGCTTGATGAGCAGCGCTGGAATCGATTCGTCGAGCGCCTCAAGGAGATTGAGCGGGAGGCGCGGAGCCGATACCGGCAGGTCATGGATAATGCGCCCGCTCGAGTCCGGAGACCCGATGTCTTCCGGGCCGGCAGCGGCGGACCGACGACCATGGGAGAAGGAGCCGGGATCGGTGCCGCCGGTGGAGCCATGGGAGGAGCGATGTTCGGCGGGGGGGAGGGAGCGGCCATCGGGGCAGGGGTCGGTGCCCTCTTGGGAGCGCTGGGTGGAGGAATCTATTCCCATCAGAAGCAGCAGAAGCAATACGAGGCAGCGTTGGCCGAGCGACGCAGCTACGAGCGACAGGCAGCCTCCGCCGAGCGCGAAGCGCGGGAGCAGCTCCTCTCCCAATACGGCCAAGACCTGGAGGAGCAGGCGCAGCGGCAGCTCGCGCAGTTGGCGGGCGGGACGACCGGGGCTCCCAATCCATCGTCTTCCGGGGGAAGCACGGCTGGTCCCGCGAATCCTCCTTACTCACCCTATGGTTCCTCGCCATCGACCTCGGGGCCTCCACCCATGCCTCCGTTGCCGGCGCAACAGCCCTATGGAGCTCCTCCGGGATCGACACAGCCACCGGATGGTCCTCCCCCGGATCAGAATCCGTTTGGAGGCGCCTCCTCGCCGCCTCCAGCGGGTGATGGACCTCCCCCGCCGCCGCCTCCTCCCCCGCCTTATTGAGCCGTGGAGATCCTAGAACGGGTCTGCCGCTCGCACGATCTATCCTTCGGTCTTGCTTTCGGAGAGGCGCGGACACGACAGAAGGCTCAAGGCAGGGCAAAGCTACGGAGTCCTATGGACTGTCGGATTGATCCCGATGCGCAGGCAAAGCCGAGAAGCCGGCCGGCGATTCCGGCGGCGAACCGCCATGCCAACGGAGCTCCCCCGCGCTCGGAGGGCGCTTCCGGACGCAGCCAAAAGGGGAGATGCGCGAATGTCGGAGAGTGCCCGGACGCCGGAATGGTCGTGGAGGTGCCGAAGGGGGCGCCGTTTGTCTGTCCGGAATGCCATAGCGAGCTTCTGCCGGAACGAAGCCGTGGGGCCAGAAGCCGCAAGAAGCTCCTGGCGTTGCTTGTGCTGGTGGGAGCACTCTGCCTTTTGGGGGCGGTCTCCTACTTTGCGCTGGTACCGTTCGTTGCCAGCCTGAATGGGAAAAAGGCCGCCGATACTGGGACAACGGTGGGAAGCAGTGAACCTCCTCCGCCTGATGCTGCGGACATGAAGCCAACCCTCGCCGAGGCGCGAGCGGCCTTGCAGAAGGATCTGCCCAAGGGGATCGAGCTTGCCTCTCTCAAACCGGGTGAGGAGCAGAAGAATCCGGACGGTTCTTGGAACCTCGCCTACGAGGCGACCGTCGTAGCCAACAAGGGCCAATATTGGGTCCCCATCGCCGACCTCGATGCGGCCAACCTCACGGAGCGGTTGGGCAAAGTCTCCGAGGACGTGGGTTCCTGGGCGCGTCGGCACTTGAAAGATCTGGTGCTAACGCAGGATCAACCTCCCGGGCAGGAGTATCTCTTTGGCCGGAAGAAGCCGCTCTCTTCGCTGAGCCCGGGCACCGCCTTTCCCTTTACCTGGAAGGTAGTGGTGGCGCCAAGGGAGGATGGAAGCTGGCAATTCGTCCCGACCGTCCCGTTGCCATTCGCGGCACCCCCCCCGAGCGAGGGGGGGACAGACACGCGGGTCGTGCTGCGGAGCAGCCCGGAGCTCGAGCAGGCGCAATTGCTCGATGAGCAGCGCTGGAATCGATTCGTCGAGCGCCTCAAGGAGATTGATCGGGAGGCTCAGAGCCGATACCGGGAAGTGATGGAGGATGCCCCCGGTCGAGCCCGGCGACCCGACGTCTTCCGGGCGGGCAGCGGCGGACCGACGACGATCGGGGAAGCCGCTGGAATGGGTGCGGTTACCGGAGGTACTATTGGCCTGGCAGCCGGCGGAAGGACAGGAGGGCTTATCGGTTTAATATCCGGCGGCACCTTGGGTGCGATAACCGGAGCCCTCGTTTCGCATCACAAGCAGCAGCAGCAATACGCGGCGGTAGTGGAGGAGCGAAGCAGGTGCAGGCGCCTGGCGGCGTCCGCCGCGCACAAAAGGCGGGAGGAGCTCCTCTCCCAATATGAACAGGAGCTGGAGCAGGAGGCGCAGGGGCGGCTCTCGCAGTTGGCGGGGGGAACGACCGGGGCTACCGATCCATCGCCTTCCGGGGGAAGCACGGCTGGTCCCGCGAATCCTCCTTACTCGCCCTGCGGCTCCGCACCGTCGAGCTCGGACCCGCCGTCCAACCCTCCGTTACCGCCGCAACTGCAACAACCATCTGGAGCCGCTCCGGAGTCGACGCAAGCCCCTGGTTATGGTGGACTTCCCCCGGGGCAGAATCCGTTTGCCGGTGATTCCTCGCCGCCTCCTGCGGGTGATGCGCCTCCTCCTCCCCCTCCTTCTCCGCCGAATTAACCCGGGGAGATCGGAGGCGGAAGCGAGGCCTGACGGAGGTGCAAGGGAGCGGGTCGCATCCAGGCACGCTCTGTGGGGCATCGGATGCAAATTTTGTGAAAGATGGAGCCTATCCGCCGGCGACGACGCGCAGGATCTCTACGCGGTCGTCCCGCTCAAGCCGGCGTTCGGCCCATTCTCGCCGGGGAAGGACCTCTTTGTTGAGCTCGATGAGCACCATCTTGACGGGATAGCCGAGCAGCTGCAGGAGATCCAGGACGGAGCTCCCGGTCGGGACCGTTCGCTCCTTCCCGTTTACGTAGATGCGGCACTCGTCAGGCATTCGTCCCAATCCTTCCACACGGGCTCATACCCGAGCTCGCGAATCCGATCGGCGATCAGGAGTGGAGAGCGTTCGTCGGAAAGCGCGAATTGCTCCTC from Methylacidimicrobium sp. B4 includes these protein-coding regions:
- a CDS encoding phosphate ABC transporter substrate-binding/OmpA family protein: MPGRRGLCRNYGNCPTRADTREVIEVPEGKEFVCPDCGSPLVPEEEAMHRPRRRKRPGAVLFLLLPLLVVGGTVLWLFLRGHPQPAPTPASQSPPASREVPPANERTLFTISGSRILGEKLVPGLVKAFFSDELRAEAVAVRREKDGRSLAIVGKVPNGEEAIAVRIVCSSTSDGWRDLAGDGAQIAMAFRKITSEEAAPFGKTVNLTAPDSEHVIGVSGVVAVVSAANPLSKLSLAELRRVFGGSVADGQAVGFPPGKIVLYASPVASGIWQLFAQHVLEGSSGSADIVRLENGAEISSRVAADAHALGIVDLPHVGSCKALALYEKGTLPLAPTFASLESESYLLSTRLYLYTKGSGRNPDVDAFIQFVLSDRGQQGVQEAGFVGAATKSPKGAESLIQPEMAIPRDAPTAYRHLVQGGNRVAFDVRFRTGSAELDNKALVDIRRLAKLMGEREEKSQAVLLIGFTDNVGDRAYNLRLSVERAQSVGQALRVLGIPVAATAGEGDQMPVASNDSPEGREKNRRVELWIVRGKASEKP
- the thiS gene encoding sulfur carrier protein ThiS, encoding MPDECRIYVNGKERTVPTGSSVLDLLQLLGYPVKMVLIELNKEVLPRREWAERRLERDDRVEILRVVAGG
- a CDS encoding tubulin-like doman-containing protein; translated protein: MNPNHMIIGLGGTGGKIIRAVRKTIFQEFRSLSPEEVSVGYLYVDSSDELMRLDDPTWKILGQSVQLGPNSQLHIRCANLSSILENLTNYPGIRPWIGDRAIWNDILGGIVGDAIGGQKRRLGRFLFANHATEFCDRLTTQVRELQSGGETSVTFHVCTGLAGGTGSGTIIDTLCQIRRLYPDSLQYRIIGYLLLPEEHPKPNWNTGNYHANGYAALAELNALSIGKFVPCNIAGNGGKMTDLQTPFNGAYLFTTHNENGLALGVDDIPNVVADFLYQKIVTVRKVNWASLARQENAENGDGMPETIPGTNSGVRSKRWLTFGVKRIAVPEEEIAEYLAYQFARQAALQLRYNNWSETEGYLPNAKNVDLMSYVTAPEQLERWLLSDEHLILSAAVLEADGTQGRWQPITRYWTTVAGAFKQEIEEREEGAKWLDSLKGRLEVRFSDQYRGHGVKAFYQTVSASARERAREIRQKLERELFGNWRDGIRSVHEISGLVGAVITYLRSRFERFDDDVTRAKAQEEALAKKLKDQEKEWVKVGVISDMFGKRKRIFDACALTLQDLYATRTRIEGWQFAKKFTPVLTEEITQLKAELDRSSAMISEAVKSFEEQIAERCVDEGGEVDYRQQIIRFYDPDLVRTVTRRLTKDAREQLTQTQRVRSALVAMLGDKLDFRTFNERINRTTFLDVLENQCMENAKISHNNLIESSKEKLIGVSIIDKLRDRYGDRQALRLFIDGIVKSAGNYLIFNPDEIKRSAPGINPGAQICVSTFTVILPRAPEAEDFVKMLREVFWECVQTTAREFLDGSRPNEIILTSVTNLFPLRVVQLLSFLRARYLERVNGPNPARARMEIHIEEDGQTLPSLFLPSRGELQDRIAPGLLLGSALGLVADRENERGVKELAMIVKDEFGIETPIFLEGSTIPEALANLPEPKALVLEETVGKHLTDPELRREPRRTELTQRLAAMVNELSRQLPPSDPRTKLFPDWGRRAIKLLRGEG